One genomic segment of Hordeum vulgare subsp. vulgare chromosome 2H, MorexV3_pseudomolecules_assembly, whole genome shotgun sequence includes these proteins:
- the LOC123428514 gene encoding peroxidase 12-like produces the protein MASRATATVLVLAALICAAQSTISAADAGGLSRGFHAASCPGLEKIVGDLVAETFRRDVGVAPALIRILFHDCFPQGCDASVLLTGNNSELNAVPNQTLRPVALDLIERIRAAVHAACGPTVSCADITVLATRDALVQAGGPHFDVALGRRDGLAPASQDLVDTLPAPSFDVPTLISSFGNRSLDVADLVSLSGAHTFGVAHCPVFSDRFAPNIDLNPLIDPLFARRLRAKCAKDVPQGTVNQTLDVRTPDVFDNKYYFDLIVRQGLFKSDQALIDHPDTRLLTTRFALSQSAFFRQFAMSMVKMSNMDLLTGTQGEIRQNCAVPNRRVEGIETANDEGHAAAM, from the exons ATGGCGTCCAGAGCAACAGCGACCGTCCTCGTCCTGGCAGCCTTGATCTGCGCCGCCCAGTCGACCATCTCGGCCGCGGACGCCGGCGGGCTGTCCCGGGGCTTCCACGCCGCGTCGTGCCCGGGCCTGGAGAAGATCGTGGGGGACCTCGTGGCGGAGACCTTCCGGCGCGACGTCGGCGTCGCCCCCGCCCTCATCCGCATCCTCTTCCACGACTGCTTCCCGCAGGGCTGCGACGCGTCGGTGCTCCTCACCGGGAACAACAGCGAGCTGAATGCGGTGCCCAACCAGACGCTCCGCCCCGTTGCTCTCGACCTCATCGAGCGCATCCGCGCCGCCGTCCATGCCGCCTGCGGCCCGACCGTCTCCTGCGCCGACATCACCGTCCTCGCCACCCGTGACGCCCTCGTACAG GCTGGCGGGCCACACTTCGACGTCGCCCTCGGCCGCCGCGACGGGCTCGCCCCGGCGTCCCAGGACCTCGTGGACACCCTGCCGGCGCCCTCCTTCGACGTGCCGACTCTCATCTCCTCCTTCGGCAACCGGAGCCTCGACGTGGCCGACCTCGTCTCGCTCTCCGGCGCGCACACCTTCGGCGTCGCCCACTGCCCCGTCTTCTCCGACCGCTTCGCTCCCAACATCGACCTCAACCCGCTCATCGACCCGCTATTCGCCAGGAGGCTGCGGGCCAAGTGCGCCAAGGACGTGCCCCAGGGCACCGTCAATCAGACCCTCGACGTGCGCACGCCCGACGTGTTCGACAACAAGTACTACTTCGACCTCATCGTCAGGCAGGGATTGTTCAAGTCCGACCAGGCCCTCATCGACCACCCCGACACGAGGCTCTTGACCACGCGGTTCGCGCTCAGCCAGTCTGCCTTCTTCAGGCAGTTCGCCATGTCCATGGTGAAGATGAGCAACATGGACTTGCTCACCGGCACCCAGGGCGAGATCCGGCAGAACTGCGCCGTCCCCAACAGGCGTGTCGAGGGTATCGAGACCGCCAACGACGAGGGACACGCCGCCGCCATGTGA